aaggatatattagtatattaaaaaaaagctattgagtttttgaaatttataaatctaattaaacaaattattttcaggaggccagcagtagtcgaccagcagacgtaaggatatattagtatattaaaaaaaagctattgagtttttgaaatttataaatctaattaaacaaattattttcaggaggccagcagtagtcgaccagcagacgtaaggatatattagtatattaaaaaaaagctattgagtttttgaaatttataaatctaattaaacaaattattttcaggaggccagcagtagtcgaccagcagacgtaaggatatattagtatattaaaaaaaagctattgagtttttgaaatttataaatctaattaaacaaattattttcaggaggccagcagtagtcgaccagcagacgtaaggatatattagtatattaaaaaaaagctattgagtttttgaaatttataaatctaattaaacaaattattttcaggaggccagcagtagtcgaccagcagacgtaaggatatattagtatattaaaaaaaagctattgagtttttgaaatttataaatctaattaaacaaatttttcaggACCTCAATCAGACCGCCGAAACTGCGCAGCCGCCaaacgtaaggatatattagtatataatatatttaagaaaaattcaagttttgtctaatcaaacacattattttcAGGAGCTCTACGTCACAGCAAGGGAGACGCCACCGAGCCCACCGCCAAACGTcgtaaggatataatataaatactttagtttttgaaattaataattctaatcaAACATATCATTTTCAGGTACCGATAGCAGACACCCAATAAGTGAGTTTTTAACAGGAACATTTTTTCTCAACAAAAATTTTTCTAtgtttatttgttatgtttttttcagatgatcaataaaataatgacatttatgacaaaaacatgactatatcatttaaaattatattttattttccttttccTCTCCTactggatatttttaaattactatgtgTGTACTTTGGGTACAGTATgaaggatttttttaaatttctattagttaccaaaaacataatatagttcatactattacaacacaataaattatgtgtgGTGTGTGGATCAAATAAgagttataaatagttataatggtTGTCAGGATGTCAGTGAAGTTAAtgacattaggtaggtattgcaTGGGATGTCTAAAGATTTgcatgtaacaaaattaaagattttagaATCAATATACTACAATGAGTAAAACAAATACAacctaaattgtatacatatttccattgttaaagtaatttaatttcatgtgtaataataatataaaactaataaaaactaataaaaaagtaaataatataatatgtgtttccgTCTCATCCGAGAGTTACTTTTCATAGCAATTGATCCAgtggcaaaataaattatatcaattcacGGTGACCTAGTATGTAGTAgcacactacataatattaaagtttttagtgaataaaatagtatcatcaatggtgttttattatgtaaaacaaattatgtaaaaaataatcaacagcAATTTGCAGTGTTGTAGCGTGTACAAAATGTTGCATTACacattatcttatataataaattataaactaaatattgttattaagatatccaattgtgtgtatagtatcaatggttttttaaattgttattttagttatattagtcAGGTTAGGTTCTACCCATGTACCAAATAGGACAAAACTGTTGTGCTTATTAATTtactgtatttaaaaaaaattgttattgaacaAATGGTGtttaacacaaaacaaatactCTTTTACTGagcaaaacaattaatacaatgtcaattatataaatattgaaataattacatttatatatagtaagtaaatagtaataaaatctaattatatagaATCTAATAGTAATGAAATCTCAATCAtgagtaaaacaattaataaaaatatgtcaatacgttaatacaattaagtaatgTCTCAaccattaataatacaatataaatcaatcaAGTAGTTCAGCGAAATacagtgtacaaaatattaaaaatattgtgagtaCAGTGAAATTGACTGATTAATGTCAATAGCATATATatgattacataaaaacaaaggagaaccattaatacaatataaattaatactacttAAGaaagaaatacaacaataaaatggtgtaataaatattgGGAACATagtgaaattaacttattaatgttatttatacatcatataatataggtacattagaatcttaatgtgtgaaataaaatacaacatttaaattaaattgtctgtaCTATCTGTACTATATCATACTATTCAATAGGATGtggtacaatacaaaatataatacagacaTTACATACATTGTTTGACATTAGTTACGAATTCACATTATAGTGAATTCGCATCCAGAGAGAACCACGAGGAGGTTGTCAAACTTTCTCTCCGTTTAGCCCGAAGGCAAGGTCCACGAAGTACCTCCACACAGACCACGTAGAACAGCGgtgtaacgtattatgtttgaaaaatatgtcacacatgttaggtttaaagtcacctagactatcatcatcatctttgaACATCGGGCGCATGTAGAACACAGACCACGTAGAACAGCGgtgtaacgtattatgtttgaaaaatatgtcacacatgttaggtttaaagtcacctagactatcatcatcatctttgaCCATCGGGCGCATGTAGAACACATACCACGTAGAACAGCGgtgtaacgtattatgtttgaaaaatatgttacacGTGTTAGGTTTAAAGTCACCTAGACTATCAGCAGGCgtcacctaattataatatacttaccattGTCACCACTCGTTGCATTACAGAACTTCCCTGTACACTATGTTCTTGGTGACGAATCGGCCGCTGTCATCGGCGTACATGCCGACTCTCACGGACTGTGCGTTTCTCACCCTCGAAAACGCTACGTACAGTTGCCCGTGTGTGAACACAGGCGACGTCAGTAACAAACCTACACAGTCGAACGTCTGACCCTGCGACTTGTTGATGGTCATGGCGAACGACAATCTCACCGGGAATTGAAGGCGCCGCAGTAAGATGGGCAGGTCGTCCTCGCCGCTGGACGTGAGCGGTATCTTGGGCACGACGATGTCGTCGTCCTGTGCTTCACCGCCCAAAATCCTAGCCTTGAAATTGTGACGCCGCAGTTCGGTGACCACCAACCTCGTACCGTTGCACAGTCGTCTCCTCGGATCGAGATTTCTGAGCAACATCACGATGCACCCCACCTTCAACGTCAGCCGGTACGGCGGCAGGCCGTCCGGTTCCAAGCTGTTGAGGAACTCCGTGGGAAAATTGGCCACTTCGTCGGGATCGTCCGCCATCATGGTGTCGACGGCGGTGTAGCTCATCTGAGCACCGTCGACGCGCTCCAGCACGTCCCTGTTGACACCTCTACAGTCTTCGTTGGTGGGACACACAACGATTCTCCGAGCGAATTCGTCGACGTTGGCCAACGACATTTGCTGCGGGTACACGAAATCGATCAAATCATCAACGTCGCATACCATTTGCCGCGGGATTTGCACGGTGTTCGGAACGCCGTCGACCGCGGGCAGTCGGCCGTTGCCGAGCTCAAGCAACCAAGTCGCAAAGTCCGCGTCGTGGTCCGCGCGCATGTTCTGGACCAGATTGAAGCGCTCCATGACGCGCCAAAGACCGTTTTCCTTGATCGACGACATGACGATCTCGGCTCTCGTCCCTCTCCGGACCACGGGCAATATCTGCCTGAAGTCGCCGGCGAACAGCATGGTTTTACCGCCGAACGGTAATTCCGATGCCATGACGTCCCTGAGCAGGCGGTCCACCACCGTCAGTTGCAGTCCCGGCGACATTGGGGCTTCGTCCCAGACGATGAGCGCCGCGTTGCGTATCTTCTGCGCTCGCTCGGACTGCATGGTGACGCTGGACGTCGAGTCTTCGGTCAGCGTGCCGAAAGGCAGTCCGAACGTCGAGTGTACGGTCATGCCGCCGTCCATGAGCGACGCGGCGATACCGGTGAACGCCACGCACAACACCTCCCGCTGCGGAGGTCGGTGCCGAAGCGCCCATATCAGGCATCCGTACAGCGTCGTTTTTCCGGTACCCCCCGG
This genomic window from Metopolophium dirhodum isolate CAU chromosome 1, ASM1992520v1, whole genome shotgun sequence contains:
- the LOC132932601 gene encoding ATP-dependent DNA helicase PIF1-like codes for the protein MSPGLQLTVVDRLLRDVMASELPFGGKTMLFAGDFRQILPVVRRGTRAEIVMSSIKENGLWRVMERFNLVQNMRADHDADFATWLLELGNGRLPAVDGVPNTVQIPRQMVCDVDDLIDFVYPQQMSLANVDEFARRIVVCPTNEDCRGVNRDVLERVDGAQMSYTAVDTMMADDPDEVANFPTEFLNSLEPDGLPPYRLTLKVGCIVMLLRNLDPRRRLCNGTRLVVTELRRHNFKARILGGEAQDDDIVVPKIPLTSSGEDDLPILLRRLQFPVRLSFAMTINKSQGQTFDCVGLLLTSPVFTHGQLYVAFSRVRNAQSVRVGMYADDSGRFVTKNIVYREVL